The Heteronotia binoei isolate CCM8104 ecotype False Entrance Well chromosome 11, APGP_CSIRO_Hbin_v1, whole genome shotgun sequence genome includes the window AACGGCACCAAACCAAATGATCACGAAGACTTCTGCAAACTGAGGCCCTTTGTCTTCGGTGCTGTTCGCTGATCTTCCCTGAAGCATTCTAGGGCAGAGGAGAGAAGAGCAGGCACAGCAGTTCATTCATCCCACTTGTTCTCAGCAGTTCATCCTCCACGGAAGTAGATGGGGAAGCCCTGGTGAACACCAAACTGAAATGGGACTGCCCTGCATTAGGTCTACAAGAATCCTGAATGCCAGGACTAGAAAGCTTCGGCCTGCTGTCAAACAAGTTTCTGAATACGGAAATCCTGATGTGTTTGTTCTGTGATGATGAGTTAATACTGCTTTACTAAAGTCAATTGTTCCAGATGTTGTTCTACTCTCATATAAACCGTGACATTCATCTCAGAGCAAAACAGTTGCTGTTTCACAAACAAATCTACATTATGCACAAGGGAGATCAAAAAGCAGGATTTTTCTTTTACAAAAAAGTGTGCCATGAACACACACATCATGCAGAAACATTTGCTCCCTATGGAATTTGCAGTTTACGTTTACTCTCAgaaacccctcccccaacagaacAAGTGAAAAAACAGGTACTTACAGCGCAAGCAATACACACAGAATTAAAGGTCCCCATAAATCCCCTGAAAAGAAATGAAAGAGCCTCACATGAAAACAACAATAGGCCTGTCTGTACAGAAGAAGCTTCCCAGCtctatttcacacacacaccccgccctgaATGTCACAAACAATAAGTATATTACCAAAGTTCATAGTTCGAAGCATTTTAATCCCACTTTTAATCCCAATCAAAATTCACTTAAAAGTCCCCCCTCTTCATTCTTTATCTTGAAATGGTATTGCAGAATCTTTCTGATTTTCAGTTAATGTAATAAATCAAAGGCTTTGAATTTacttctgcagttttcaagaTTTTTAAACGTTTGCAGTACATACAGTCTCTTAAGAGGGCGCTGCTCTTTTTAGGATACATGACGTGGACAAATTTCTTCCCAACCGCTTTCAGATCTCGCATCTGAAAAGATGAATAAGTTATTGGCATTACTCCACAGCAGAGGTTTAAGGTAAGACACTGATTGAATCAAAGGCTTGGATAGCAACATTCAAATTCTGGTTTAAGGTTCATTTTAGGGCTGAGTCTAATGGTCTTATTGCCTACTTGTTGAGGGACTCTTATACTTCAGCTTGGTCAGTGGACCTTTTGCCCAAACTTAATTAGGGTTGATTACTGATGACCTGTCTACTTCTGATGAATCATATATCTTCAGTTTTATTAAGAAAAAATTACTTGACTCAGAGAAATTTGAATTATGCCCAGCTAACCCTAATGTCTGCTCTCTGGCTGCTTTAGGTTTGGATATCTGTTGCAGTAAGATGCTCAGATTTTTAACTGATTTAGTGATCCCTACATATCGCAGggcttttatgttggccagattgaatgcatttccctccaaggTCTTGTAGGGGAGATATCTCTAAATTCCTTTTCATGAAAGGCTCTGTTCCTGTGGTGCAAACTCCCCTGATACAATTTTTCATTTACTGAATAATTGCCATCTATATGAAAAACTCTGTCAGGAATTGTTTTGCAGATTCTCCCTGCCTACCGTCAATCAGAATGATTTGTCTTTCTGTCGATTTTTCCTGAATGACTCTAATTCAGAAATTACCTGTGCTGTTGCAAAATTTTTGGCCACAACTCTGGCTATGCTTGATTTTATGTCTAACCTAAGTTCAATTCTGACTTACGTTGTCTATCCAAAgctttttctgtattttatgctaCGTCATTAAAGGTTTGAAATGAAATAAGGTAAAAGAACACCTGGGATAAGAACTCCACCACCTTAACATTATGCATCATATAAAGTATGGTGTATCTTTCTGTTTGCCGCATCCTACAGCATCAACATGTGgaaaacttattttaaaattCGAATTGCCACTTGACACATAATGTTGAAGCATTAACATCTTTCCAGCCTTGCCCTAGGGACATCGCTAGCGCAGCAGCCTCCCCATGAAAACTGGATACCAAACCCCAAAACGCTTAGTTAAATACCTGGAAACACCTCTTCATTCAGAGATGCCACATCATCTAACTAATTCTCCCAAATGAGAATATGCAGCCaccagaagatgatgatgatgaagacactggatttatatcctgccctccactccaaagagtctcagagcggctcacaatctcctttcccttcctcccccacaacagacaccctgtgaggtagatgaagatattggatttatatcccgccctccactccgaagagtctcagagcgactcacaatctcctttaccttcctcccccacaacagacaccctgtgaggtagatgaagatattggatttatatcccgcccgccactccaaagagtctcagagcggctcacaatctcctttcccttccttccccacaacagacaccctgtgaggcaggtggggctgagagggctctcccagcagctgccctttcaagaaaagagtctcagagaggcctacaatctcctttcccttcctcccccacaacagacaccctgtgaggtgggtggggctggagagggctctcacagcagctgccctttcaaggacaacctctgccagagctatggctgacccaaggccattccagcaggtgcaagtggaggagtggggaatcaaacccggttctcccagataagagtctgcacactcaaccactacaccaaactggctctccagtttgctgGGAGACTTCCACAGAGCTACCCTGTGTTGGACAACATCTAGCGTACTCACGATGGTGTCTTTAACTGGCTCATCGAGTGTGGAGTAGTCTTCGTCGGGGGAGCCAGATCCCACAGGGACAGTGATGTCTCCTTCCACTGGAATATCTTCAGGTACCGACAcatctgcaaggcctgcaaactGAATGAATTCAACAAGATTTTAAAATGTGGTCAACAGCTTTTGTCACTTAGTGATACAGCCGAAGCAGCACCAGATGTTCTTTGGATGCTCAAGTTATCTGGACCTAAGACCTTTCAGTCCCAACATATGCCCTGCTCTTTCACACAGCCCTTTTTCTCCACAATCGCTAAAAGCACCAATGTAATCAGAGTGCACCCAACCAGAAACATGGAGGACAGCTGTTAACAGCTGCCTCATGGAGGGGATGCAAAATACATAAAAGTACTTTGCATGTTAGCCGCACTCTAAAAATGCTTGTGGGATGGAAGATGGCACAGCACAGCCCACtcttgtgagatctcagaagctcagcagggtcaggacttggacgggagaccaccaaagcaggctctgcaggggaaggccAGGGCAGACCAGCCCCACTGCTTCTCATCTGCGTCTTAAAGGGCCCCGCTACAGTTGCCACAGGTTGGCCATGGCTTGACAGCTCATGAAAATGTAGTTCAGGCAGGTGGTGACATCGATTGGAAGATCCACTCTGGTTTCAGAGGGGACTCAGAGCAACACACAAGGCTCAGGCTATGCCTGACATTAGCAGATGTAGATGACAGAGAATGGGGCTCCACTAATCCCAGGCACCAGGTCACCATGGTGCCTATAAATTTCATTGGGGCAGCTAAGTTTCAGCAGTTGTTTCCTTGTCGTGTCACTCAGCAATCCTCATTAGGGGGCACAAAGCCTAGTTATCATTTCACATCCTAATAATTGTTGTAAGCACATGCATAAAAATGCACACGTGCGAAGTTCTTGTAAAGGCTTGTTTGTATGTGAAGCAGACACCATTAAGTGGTAACAGATGAATTCATTTCTTAACCTGTTGTTTTCTACAAGGGATCCAGCATTCAATTAAGTGTAATATTTTAAAGCAATAATAAAAAGTTATGAGAAATTGCTTAAAGTTAGCTTTTCGCTGTAGTGACGGCAACCAGGATTTCACTGTATGCATTTATATACTATTTTGTCATAGCATTAATTATGAGAAAACACGAAGAGTTTGGGATTAGGTTTTCGGAAGTAGCAATTAGAAAATATCGCCCTTAAAACACAAAATCCTGAGAGCTGAAAAAGGGGTCCCAAAGCAAATTTGTCCAGGTGTGCCACAGAAAGGGGTACACGGGtgggattttatttattaaaacatccatcccccccccaaaaaaaatggttGAGGGCATGCAGCATTGTGTGAAAATGAAAAGACCGACTAATATTTCAAATGCTTGCTAAAACTCCAAACACAGAGGCTTAAATGAGGCCACCAGCAGGCAGTCTGGCAGCGGGCAGGGGCGGCAGACTCCAGCGCCAACCGCCCCCAGCCAAGCCAGGCCCGGGAGCTGCACCGGAGCAGGAGcggggctgcgggggggggggaggggcgctgCACAGCCCAGCTGCACCTGCGTCTCGGGGGGgggccaaggcagaaaaggccctgcgcCACCTCCCCGCCGTGCCCgggggcgcctccccctccctcccgccctcgccagccgggagctggcaaccctggttgtGTGGGCGGGCCTCACCAGGGGCTTGGCGGCCCCGCCGGCCTCCCCCTCCGCCGCCGCCATCTGGGCACCGCCGCCGAGCCGCTGCGACGTGGAACCATAGAGGCCGGCCCAGAGCGGCTTCCGGTCCTTCTAGGCACCCTGCGAGAGCGCCGACAGAAACGGCTCCTGCGCAGAACAGCTCGGAGGGACTTGTGGCTGAGCCGAGGACACAGCAGCCGCACCGGCTCTCCCTCTGCAGGGGACAGCGCTGCAGGCAGCGGCCTGGTTGGTGCTGCACAGGTGGCAGCGATGGAAGCCCCTTCCGAGCACCTCTCTCGCCCAAACCCTCCGCGCAGCCCTCTGCAACACGCGCCTCGGAGGGCCCAGTCCTCCCATCTCTGCACAGCTGGCCCCTTCACTGCCCTCAGCCCAGAAGAGTGgcaaggggcctccagggtcgtctagtccaccccctgcacaatgcaggaagctcacaaccccctccccctaaattcacaggatcctcattgctgtcaggtggccatctagcctctgttgaaaaacctccaaggaaggagagcccgccacctcctgagttggaagggacctccagagtcatctagcccaaccccctgcacaatgcaggaaactcacaactccctccccctacattcacaggatcctcattgctgtcaggtggccatctagcctctgctgaaaaacctccaaggaaggagagcccgccacctcccaaggaggaagcctcttccactaaggaaccgctctaacagtcaggaatcctagagttggaagtgacctccagggtcatctagcccaaccccctgcacaatgcaggaagctcacaaccccctccccctaaattcacaggatcctcattgctgtcaggtggccatctagcctctgtttaaaaacctccaaggaaggagagcccgccacctcccaaggaggaagcctcttccactaaggaaccgctctaacagtcaggaatcctagagttggaagtgacctccagggtcatctagcccaaccccctgcacaatgcaggaagctcacaaccccctccccctaaattcacaggatcctcattgctgtcaggtggccatctagcctctgtttaaaaacctccaaggaaggagagcccgccacctcccaaggaggaagcctcttccactaaggaaccgctctaacagtcaggaatcctagagttggaagtgacctccagggtcatctagcccaaccccctgcacaatgcaggaagctcacaaccccctccccctaaattcacaggatcctcattgctgtcaggtggccatctagcctctgctgaaaaacctccaaggaaggagagcccgccacctcccaaggaggaagcctcttccactaaggaaccgctctaacagtcaggaatcctagagttggaagtgacctccagggtcatctagcccaaccccctgcacaatgcaggaagctcacaaccccctccccctaaattcacaggatcctcattgctgtcaggtggccatctagcctctgctgaaaaacctccaaggaaggagagcccgccacctcctgatttggaagggacctccagagtcatctagcccaaccccctgcacaatgcaggaagctcacaaccccctccccctacattcacaggatcctcattgctgtcaggtggccatctagcctctgctgaaaaacctccaaggaaggagagctcgccacctcccaaggaggaagcctcttccactaaggaaccgctctaacagtcaggaatcctagagttggaagtgacctccagggtcatctagcccaaccccctgcacaatgcaggaagctcacaaccccctccccctaaattcacaggatcctcattgctgtcaggtggccatctagcctctgtttaaaaacctccaaggaaggagagcccgccacctcctgagttggaagggacctccagagtcatctagcccaaccccctgcacaatacaggaaactcacaacccctccccctacattcacaggatcctcattgctgtcagatggccatctagcctgtgctgaaaaacctccaaggaaggagagcccaccacctcccaaggaggaagcctcttccactaaggaaccgctctaacagtcaggaatcatagagttggaagggacctccagggtcatctagtccaaccccctgcacaatgcaggaaactcacaaacacctccccctaaattcacaagatcctcattgctgtcaggtggccatctagcctctgctgaaaaacctccaaggaaggggagcccaccacctcctgagttggaagggacctccagagtcatctagcccaaccccctgcacaatgcaggaagctcacaaccccctccccctacattcacaggatcctcattgctgtcaggtggccatctagcctctgctgaaaaacctccaaggaaggagagcccaccacctcccaaggaggaagcctcttccactaaggaaccgctctaacagtcaggaatcctagagttggaagtgacctccagggtcatctagcccaaccccctgcacaatgcaggaagctcacaaccccctccccctaaattcacaggatcctcattgctgtcaggtggccatctagcctctgctgaaaaacctccaaggaaggagagcccgccacctcctgagttggaagggacctccagagtcatctagcccaaccccctgcacaatgcaggaagctcacaaccccctccccctaaattcacaggatcctcattgctgtcaggtggccatctagcctctgctgaaaaacctccaaggaaggagagcccgccacctcctgagttggaagggacctccagagtcatctagcccaaccccctgcacaatgcaggaagctcacaaccccctccccctaaattcacaggatcctcattgctgtcaggtggccatctagcctctgctgaaaaacctccaaggaaggagagcccaccacctcccaaggaggaagcctcttccactaaggaaccgctctaacagtcaggaatcctagagttggaagtgacctccagggtcatctagcccaaccccctgcacaatgcaggaagctcacaaccccctccccctaaattcacaggatcctcattgctgtcaggtggccatctagcctctgtttaaaaacctccaaggaaggagagcccgccacctcctgagttggaagggacctccagagtcatctagcccaaccccctgcacaatgcaggaaactcacaacccctccccctacattcacaggatcctcattgctgtcagatggccatctagcctgtgctgaaaaacctccaaggaaggagagcccaccacctcccaaggaggaagcctcttccactaaggaaccgctctaacagtcaggaatcatagagttggaagggacctccagggtcatctagtccaaccccctgcacaatgcaggaaactcacaaacacctccccctaaattcacaggatcctcattgctgtcaggtggccatctagcctctgtttaaaaacctccaaggaaggagagcccgccacctcctgagttggaagggacctccagagtcatctagcccaaccccctgcacaatgcaggaagctcacaaccccctccccctaaattcacaggatcctcattgctgtcagatggccatctagcctctgtttaaaaacctcca containing:
- the YIPF6 gene encoding protein YIPF6 → MAAAEGEAGGAAKPLFAGLADVSVPEDIPVEGDITVPVGSGSPDEDYSTLDEPVKDTIMRDLKAVGKKFVHVMYPKKSSALLRDWDLWGPLILCVLLALMLQGRSANSTEDKGPQFAEVFVIIWFGAVVITLNSKLLGGTISFFQSLCVLGYCILPLTVALLVCRLVLLASSGTIGFIVRLLVVMAMFGWSTLASTAFLADSQPPNRKALVVYPIFLFYFVISWMILTFAP